The following proteins come from a genomic window of Chelmon rostratus isolate fCheRos1 chromosome 23, fCheRos1.pri, whole genome shotgun sequence:
- the trmt44 gene encoding probable tRNA (uracil-O(2)-)-methyltransferase isoform X2 — protein sequence MPKHFDVKFPGECKTLPEGFWSAVDVWIKKPHVVNKRLCGVKETKSEDVGREALRFLLDDPELSHDVLSFLTSGLSPAQTHDQEKPWSSSIRTIIPKVSCYGTNLHKELVLKDFGRQQVTFLPFEEDSEGQVYLKRGNIYQIRLLHQDCEEWALELHVLAPDAWLSDGVAYPKLPWLSTDLLPKLVRWATECRSSEFRSTLSLLPVEKYSLMYQQLKEKYKAMVKVWPEVTDPEKFVYEDVAIATYLLVLWAEERAEKSLADRQSFVDLGCGNGLLVHILTSEGHPGKGIDVRKRKIWDMYGPQTLLEEKAITPSESFLFPGTDWLIGNHSDELTPWIPVIAARSSHSCRYFVLPCCFFDFYGKYQRRQCKKSQYKEYIDFIAEVSQVSGFNTEEDCLRIPSTKRVCLVGQSRNYPLPDEAEAEKRRAHYIESRQTPSVVTVQRSGIRNDEGCCHENKDTNRTPGSSWGVGFQPRDRVETVRNCAALPRDFVDSIVLQVANALLGMTEDTDEGSSSNWNRGGSLPVSEVAGLLEQETLQLLKKECGGLQTLLKNNHQVFRVEGGTVYIRDWRDRKSSRADTKKKPVAPGALKTRPCWFHDHHPQRCPLQSEHCAFAHGPDDLRPSTRPLRKIKNAAF from the exons ATGCCAAAACACTTTGATGTCAAGTTTCCAGGAGAATGTAAGACTCTTCCCGAAGGCTTTTGGTCAGCCGTAGACGTGTGGATAAAGAAACCCCACGTTGTAAACAAGCGTCTTTGCGGGGTGAAGGAGACGAAGAGTGAAGATGTGGGCAGAGAGGCTCTGAGGTTCCTGCTGGATGATCCTGAGCTCTCTCACGATGTGTTGTCCTTCCTGACCAGCGGCCTGTCACCTGCTCAGACACACGACCAGGAGAAACCCTGGTCCTCCAGCATCAGAACTATTATCCCTAAAGTCAGCTGTTATGGGACAAACCTGCATAAAGAGCTTGTCCTCAAAG ACTTTGGCAGACAACAAGTGACCTTTCTTCCATTTGAAGAGGATTCAGAAGGGCAGGTTTATCTAAAGAGGGGCAACATTTATCAGATCCGGCTCCTCCATCAGGACTGTGAGGAATG GGCCTTGGAGCTGCATGTTTTGGCTCCAGATGCGTGGCTCTCTGATGGCGTGGCGTACCCGAAGCTGCCCTGGCTGTCCACTGATCTGCTGCCGAAACTGGTGCGCTGGGCCACCGAGTGCAGGAGCAGCGAGTTCAGGAGCACCTTGTCtctgctgccggtggagaagTACAGCCTCATGTACcagcagctgaaggagaagTACAAGGCCATGGTCAAG GTTTGGCCTGAGGTCACAGATCCTGAGAAATTTGTCTATGAGGATGTCGCCATTGCTACATATCTCCTT GTGCTGTGGGCTGAGGAGCGAGCAGAGAAGAGTCTGGCTGACCGGCAGTCCTTTGTGGACCTGGGCTGTGGAAACGGCCTCCTGGTTCACATACTGACCAGTGAAGGG catcctggaaaggGCATCGATGTTCGGAAGAGGAAGATCTGGGACATGTACGGCCCCCAGACTCTGCTAGAG GAAAAGGCAATTACTCCCAGCGAGAGCTTCTTATTCCCGGGTACGGACTGGCTGATTGGGAACCACTCAGACGAGCTCACACCGTGGATCCCCGTTATAGCTGCCAG GTCTTCTCACTCCTGCCGGTACTTCGTCCTGCCCTGCTGTTTCTTCGACTTCTATGGAAAATACCAGAGACGTCAGTGCAAGAAGTCTCAGTATAAGGAATACATCGACTTCATTGCTGAGGTCAGCCAAGTCAGCGGCTTCAACACGGAGGAGGACTGCCTGAGAATACCATCCACCAAACGG GTGTGTCTGGTGGGACAGTCAAGAAACTACCCGCTACCTGACGAGGCCGAGGCCGAGAAGCGAAGAGCTCATTACATCGAGAGCCGCCAGactccctctgtggtcacagTTCAAAGGTCAGGCATCAGAAATGATGAAGGCTGTTGCCATGAGAACAAAGACACCAACAGGACCCCCGGGAGCAGCTGGGGAGTCGGGTTCCAGCCCAGAGACAGGGTTGAAACGGTTCGAAACTGCGCCGCTCTCCCACGGGACTTCGTTGACAGTATTGTCCTGCAAGTCGCTAATGCTCTTCTGGGAATGACTGAGGATACTGACGAGGGGTCCTCCAGCAACTGGAACAGAGGAG gcAGCCTCCCTGTGAGCGAGGTCGCCGGGCTGTTGGAGcaggaaacactgcagctcctgAAGAAGGAGTGTGGAGGTCTTCAGACGCTGCTCAAGAACAACCACCAAGTCTTCAGAG TGGAAGGAGGGACGGTGTACATAAGAGACTGGCGGGACAGGAAGTCCTCCAGGGCGGATACCAAGAAGAAGCCCGTTGCCCCCGGTGCCCTGAAAACTCGTCCCTGCTGGTTTCACGACCACCACCCTCAGCGCTGCCCCCTGCAGTCTGAACACTGTGCCTTCGCCCATGGACCTGATGACCTTCGACCCTCGACTAGGCCTCTGAGGAAGATAAAAAATGCTGCCTTTTGA
- the trmt44 gene encoding probable tRNA (uracil-O(2)-)-methyltransferase isoform X1 — MRTNFTSTFHLIFPGECKTLPEGFWSAVDVWIKKPHVVNKRLCGVKETKSEDVGREALRFLLDDPELSHDVLSFLTSGLSPAQTHDQEKPWSSSIRTIIPKVSCYGTNLHKELVLKDFGRQQVTFLPFEEDSEGQVYLKRGNIYQIRLLHQDCEEWALELHVLAPDAWLSDGVAYPKLPWLSTDLLPKLVRWATECRSSEFRSTLSLLPVEKYSLMYQQLKEKYKAMVKVWPEVTDPEKFVYEDVAIATYLLVLWAEERAEKSLADRQSFVDLGCGNGLLVHILTSEGHPGKGIDVRKRKIWDMYGPQTLLEEKAITPSESFLFPGTDWLIGNHSDELTPWIPVIAARSSHSCRYFVLPCCFFDFYGKYQRRQCKKSQYKEYIDFIAEVSQVSGFNTEEDCLRIPSTKRVCLVGQSRNYPLPDEAEAEKRRAHYIESRQTPSVVTVQRSGIRNDEGCCHENKDTNRTPGSSWGVGFQPRDRVETVRNCAALPRDFVDSIVLQVANALLGMTEDTDEGSSSNWNRGGSLPVSEVAGLLEQETLQLLKKECGGLQTLLKNNHQVFRVEGGTVYIRDWRDRKSSRADTKKKPVAPGALKTRPCWFHDHHPQRCPLQSEHCAFAHGPDDLRPSTRPLRKIKNAAF; from the exons ATGCGAACTAATTTTACAAGCACGTTTCATCTTATA TTTCCAGGAGAATGTAAGACTCTTCCCGAAGGCTTTTGGTCAGCCGTAGACGTGTGGATAAAGAAACCCCACGTTGTAAACAAGCGTCTTTGCGGGGTGAAGGAGACGAAGAGTGAAGATGTGGGCAGAGAGGCTCTGAGGTTCCTGCTGGATGATCCTGAGCTCTCTCACGATGTGTTGTCCTTCCTGACCAGCGGCCTGTCACCTGCTCAGACACACGACCAGGAGAAACCCTGGTCCTCCAGCATCAGAACTATTATCCCTAAAGTCAGCTGTTATGGGACAAACCTGCATAAAGAGCTTGTCCTCAAAG ACTTTGGCAGACAACAAGTGACCTTTCTTCCATTTGAAGAGGATTCAGAAGGGCAGGTTTATCTAAAGAGGGGCAACATTTATCAGATCCGGCTCCTCCATCAGGACTGTGAGGAATG GGCCTTGGAGCTGCATGTTTTGGCTCCAGATGCGTGGCTCTCTGATGGCGTGGCGTACCCGAAGCTGCCCTGGCTGTCCACTGATCTGCTGCCGAAACTGGTGCGCTGGGCCACCGAGTGCAGGAGCAGCGAGTTCAGGAGCACCTTGTCtctgctgccggtggagaagTACAGCCTCATGTACcagcagctgaaggagaagTACAAGGCCATGGTCAAG GTTTGGCCTGAGGTCACAGATCCTGAGAAATTTGTCTATGAGGATGTCGCCATTGCTACATATCTCCTT GTGCTGTGGGCTGAGGAGCGAGCAGAGAAGAGTCTGGCTGACCGGCAGTCCTTTGTGGACCTGGGCTGTGGAAACGGCCTCCTGGTTCACATACTGACCAGTGAAGGG catcctggaaaggGCATCGATGTTCGGAAGAGGAAGATCTGGGACATGTACGGCCCCCAGACTCTGCTAGAG GAAAAGGCAATTACTCCCAGCGAGAGCTTCTTATTCCCGGGTACGGACTGGCTGATTGGGAACCACTCAGACGAGCTCACACCGTGGATCCCCGTTATAGCTGCCAG GTCTTCTCACTCCTGCCGGTACTTCGTCCTGCCCTGCTGTTTCTTCGACTTCTATGGAAAATACCAGAGACGTCAGTGCAAGAAGTCTCAGTATAAGGAATACATCGACTTCATTGCTGAGGTCAGCCAAGTCAGCGGCTTCAACACGGAGGAGGACTGCCTGAGAATACCATCCACCAAACGG GTGTGTCTGGTGGGACAGTCAAGAAACTACCCGCTACCTGACGAGGCCGAGGCCGAGAAGCGAAGAGCTCATTACATCGAGAGCCGCCAGactccctctgtggtcacagTTCAAAGGTCAGGCATCAGAAATGATGAAGGCTGTTGCCATGAGAACAAAGACACCAACAGGACCCCCGGGAGCAGCTGGGGAGTCGGGTTCCAGCCCAGAGACAGGGTTGAAACGGTTCGAAACTGCGCCGCTCTCCCACGGGACTTCGTTGACAGTATTGTCCTGCAAGTCGCTAATGCTCTTCTGGGAATGACTGAGGATACTGACGAGGGGTCCTCCAGCAACTGGAACAGAGGAG gcAGCCTCCCTGTGAGCGAGGTCGCCGGGCTGTTGGAGcaggaaacactgcagctcctgAAGAAGGAGTGTGGAGGTCTTCAGACGCTGCTCAAGAACAACCACCAAGTCTTCAGAG TGGAAGGAGGGACGGTGTACATAAGAGACTGGCGGGACAGGAAGTCCTCCAGGGCGGATACCAAGAAGAAGCCCGTTGCCCCCGGTGCCCTGAAAACTCGTCCCTGCTGGTTTCACGACCACCACCCTCAGCGCTGCCCCCTGCAGTCTGAACACTGTGCCTTCGCCCATGGACCTGATGACCTTCGACCCTCGACTAGGCCTCTGAGGAAGATAAAAAATGCTGCCTTTTGA